CTCCTTGAGAGCTTTGAAAAATATGATTCTTCGAGCTCAAACAGGTCAGCTATTTTTTCGTTTCCTCAAATATCTTTTTTACCGATTTCATGTCTTTTGTTCTCGGAGAGAAAAGAGTAAGCTTGCCTTTCATAAACATACTTATACCCATCGCCATATCAGAAAAGTAATCACCCGACTTTAACTTATAATCAACAATCATAAGAGGCTCATTTATACGTCCACCCATCTTTACACTTGAGAGAAAAGCCTCATGGAATTTCAGTATATTCTTTTCTTTAATCCTTACTCCTGATTCTATTGCCATCTCTCTTAAGACATCCATCATCCTGGCTATGTCAACCTCATTGGGACAGCGTGTAATACAGGTCTCACAGGAAGCACATAACCAGATAGT
The sequence above is a segment of the Syntrophales bacterium genome. Coding sequences within it:
- a CDS encoding 4Fe-4S dicluster domain-containing protein; translation: METFLDKVNERIGNVPIQRCYHCRKCTAGCPVTFAMDYNIDTIIKMIQMGKEDEVLNSSTIWLCASCETCITRCPNEVDIARMMDVLREMAIESGVRIKEKNILKFHEAFLSSVKMGGRINEPLMIVDYKLKSGDYFSDMAMGISMFMKGKLTLFSPRTKDMKSVKKIFEETKK